Sequence from the Bradysia coprophila strain Holo2 chromosome X unlocalized genomic scaffold, BU_Bcop_v1 contig_34, whole genome shotgun sequence genome:
GCAGGTCGTTAATGAATAGTAGAAACAATAGTGGTCCCAGAATTGATCCTTGGGGAACCCCGGAGGACGGTGTGATTCCGTTAGATTTGCCACCCCCAATTACCACAAATTGAGTTCTATCCGTTAGGTAGGACTCAAACCACTGCAGGACGTTCAATTTGATACCAAAATTCTGCATTTTAAGCAGCAGCAACCTGTGGGACACCTGGTCAAACGCCTTGGAGAAGTCAGTGAAAATCACGTCCAATTGACCGCCATTGAAGACCTTCGATGCAGCTGCAAGTATACTAATCGGTCGGTAGTTACTTACATCTGATTTCTTACCTGATTTGTATACTGGCGTAACGTTGCGATCTTCCAAACGGATGGAAATAAACCCTCTTGGATAGACTTGTTAAAAAGGATCGACAAAGGCAGACTGATAGTTGCGGATAGCATCTTGTACAAAATCGATGGCACACCATCAGGGGAGGACACTTTAAACTGATCTAGCTTATCAAGAATTACTCTAACTTCATCAACAGTGATATCACTAAAGCTAAAATCAGGTGCTAGTTGATTGGCGACAAAGTCGTGGAAATTCTCGTGTTTGAAGACGCTAGCGAAGTACTTCGCGAATAGGTTACATACAGAATCAGGATCTGAAGCAGATTCAAGACAGTAATGCACTTGACTGGGTATGGAATTTGTCTTTCTAAGAGGCGTACGAGAAAAATGCCTTAGTGTTAACGGTAACCTTTTGCTCAATGTCGTCAACATATGCCTCTTCACATAGTCTCTTACGCGTCTTGAACTCTTTTCTCAATCCAGCGAACAACGCATAATCGGTAGGGTCTTTCGTGCGTAAAAATTTAACCCTCGCACGGACCTTCTGTTTTAACATCTTTACCAGATCTTTCGTAAACCAACAAGGGTAGGTCTTCACAGCACTTCGAACGGTAGGGACTGAGTCAAACATTGACGAaactaaattgtaaaatttctgTACTGCTGCATCGACGTTAAGATCACAAAATTCACTAAACCAATCGACCTGATTCAAACGATCGCTCATCGCATCATAATCCGCACGAAAAAAGTTAAGCTTCGGTGGACGTTTCTCATCTAGAAACCGAAGAGGAGAGACATCGAGCAGCAGCGTGACGGGAGGATGGTGGCTGACCACAAGGAAGA
This genomic interval carries:
- the LOC119069410 gene encoding uncharacterized protein LOC119069410, whose amino-acid sequence is MVVNEVVNVIKPGGNFVLVGDYNLVDSITWVAEPDGCCSPRDVEGNIAESFVDMLSVTGLNQFNAKRNRIARTLDLVLSNVDPDKLAIDTDDDSVFLVVSHHPPVTLLLDVSPLRFLDEKRPPKLNFFRADYDAMSDRLNQVDWFSEFCDLNVDAAVQKFYNLVSSMFDSVPTVRSAVKTYPCWFTKDLVKMLKQKVRARVKFLRTKDPTDYALFAGLRKEFKTRKRLCEEAYVDDIEQKVTVNTKAFFSYAS